A genomic stretch from Pseudomonas mendocina includes:
- a CDS encoding chemotaxis protein CheW: MSDAQTPFQILQGIDSLCRSLAAGLPSQQEVVQTWSGIGFRMGDRYFVAPMGEVGEVLHEPRYTLLPGVKSWVKGVANVRGRLLPVMDLCGFFGGELSPLRKKRRVLVVDHQEVFAGLTVDEVFGMQHFLVDAFSEQLPPLEASIAPFIHGVFQREQPWLVFSPHTLAQNPEFLDVAY, from the coding sequence ATGTCGGACGCGCAAACACCTTTTCAGATTTTGCAGGGCATTGACAGTCTCTGTCGTTCCCTGGCCGCAGGCCTGCCTTCGCAACAGGAAGTTGTACAGACATGGAGTGGCATCGGCTTTCGTATGGGGGACCGCTACTTCGTCGCGCCCATGGGGGAGGTTGGCGAGGTATTGCACGAGCCGCGTTACACCTTGTTGCCTGGTGTGAAAAGCTGGGTTAAAGGCGTCGCCAACGTGCGGGGGCGTCTGTTGCCGGTTATGGATCTGTGTGGTTTTTTCGGGGGTGAGCTTTCGCCTCTGCGTAAAAAACGCCGTGTACTGGTAGTCGATCATCAGGAGGTTTTTGCCGGCCTGACAGTCGATGAGGTATTCGGTATGCAGCACTTTCTTGTGGATGCATTTTCGGAGCAGCTTCCGCCACTGGAGGCGTCAATTGCTCCTTTTATCCATGGTGTATTTCAACGCGAGCAACCTTGGTTGGTGTTCAGCCCTCATACGCTGGCACAGAACCCGGAGTTTCTCGACGTAGCCTATTAG
- the gshB gene encoding glutathione synthase yields the protein MSVRLGIVMDPISQITFKKDSSLAMLLAAQARGWSLFYMEQKDLFQFKGEARAKASPLRVFNDPDHWFELEEEQNIALSELDVILMRKDPPFDNEFIYSTYLLEQAEQAGVLVVNRPQSLRDCNEKYFATQFSQYTPTTIVSRRSDILRDFAREQRDIILKPLDGMGGSLIFRHREGDPNLSVILETLTNHGQQQIMAQAYLPAIKDGDKRILMIDGEPVPYCLARIPAAGETRGNLAAGGRGEARPLTERDKEIAAAVGPTLREKGLIFVGLDVIGDHLTEINVTSPTCIREIDAAFDTRIGERLMDKIAEKLAERSAA from the coding sequence ATGAGCGTCCGCCTCGGCATTGTCATGGATCCAATCAGCCAGATCACCTTCAAAAAGGACAGTTCTCTGGCCATGCTCTTAGCAGCTCAAGCCCGCGGCTGGTCCCTTTTCTACATGGAACAGAAAGACCTCTTCCAGTTTAAGGGAGAAGCCCGTGCTAAAGCCTCCCCACTGCGCGTATTCAATGACCCAGATCATTGGTTTGAACTCGAAGAGGAGCAAAATATTGCGTTAAGCGAGCTGGACGTGATCCTGATGCGCAAAGATCCGCCCTTCGATAACGAGTTTATCTACTCCACCTACCTGCTGGAGCAAGCCGAGCAAGCAGGTGTTCTCGTAGTAAACCGCCCACAGAGCCTGCGCGACTGCAACGAAAAGTACTTTGCGACTCAGTTCAGCCAGTACACGCCAACCACCATTGTCAGCCGCCGGTCCGACATTCTGAGAGACTTTGCACGCGAACAACGTGACATCATTCTCAAACCACTAGATGGAATGGGTGGATCTTTGATCTTCCGCCACCGCGAAGGTGATCCAAATCTCTCCGTTATTCTGGAGACTTTAACCAACCACGGTCAGCAGCAGATCATGGCACAGGCCTACCTGCCTGCTATCAAAGACGGTGACAAACGCATCCTGATGATAGACGGCGAACCAGTGCCTTACTGCCTGGCACGCATCCCAGCTGCGGGTGAAACCCGTGGCAACCTGGCAGCTGGTGGCCGCGGCGAGGCACGCCCGCTGACCGAAAGGGATAAGGAAATTGCCGCTGCCGTGGGCCCAACCCTGCGCGAGAAAGGCCTAATTTTCGTAGGCTTGGACGTGATTGGGGATCACCTGACCGAAATTAACGTCACCAGCCCAACCTGCATCCGCGAGATAGAC
- the pilH gene encoding twitching motility response regulator PilH has product MARILVVDDSPTEMYKLTAMLEKHGHQVLKAENGADGVALARQEKPDAVLMDIVMPGLNGFQATRQLTKDAETSHIPVIIVTTKDQETDKVWGKRQGAKDYLTKPVDEATLIKTLGAVLAG; this is encoded by the coding sequence ATGGCTCGAATTCTTGTAGTTGATGACTCTCCGACCGAAATGTACAAGCTGACCGCCATGTTGGAAAAACACGGTCATCAAGTCCTTAAGGCAGAAAATGGTGCCGACGGTGTTGCGCTGGCTCGTCAGGAGAAGCCCGATGCCGTGCTGATGGATATCGTGATGCCGGGGCTCAATGGCTTTCAGGCCACTCGTCAGCTGACTAAAGATGCTGAGACCAGCCATATCCCAGTGATTATCGTGACGACTAAGGACCAGGAGACCGACAAGGTCTGGGGTAAGCGTCAAGGGGCTAAGGACTATCTGACCAAGCCGGTTGACGAAGCCACCCTGATCAAAACGCTGGGCGCGGTCCTGGCCGGTTAA
- the pilG gene encoding twitching motility response regulator PilG has product MEQHSEGLRVMVIDDSKTIRRTAETLLKKVGCDVVTAVDGFDALAKIADTHPNIIFVDIMMPRLDGYQTCALIKNNSSFKGTPVIMLSSKDGLFDKAKGRIVGSDQYLTKPFSKEELLGAIKAHVPGFTPVEHAS; this is encoded by the coding sequence ATGGAACAGCATTCCGAAGGGTTGAGGGTGATGGTGATTGACGATTCGAAAACGATTCGTCGGACTGCCGAGACCCTGCTGAAAAAGGTCGGCTGCGATGTTGTGACCGCAGTCGATGGCTTTGATGCTTTGGCAAAAATTGCAGATACCCATCCTAATATCATTTTTGTCGACATCATGATGCCGCGTCTTGATGGCTATCAGACGTGTGCGCTCATTAAGAACAACAGTTCTTTCAAAGGTACGCCGGTGATCATGCTGTCCTCCAAAGATGGCCTGTTCGATAAGGCTAAAGGGCGCATTGTCGGCTCTGATCAGTACCTGACCAAACCATTCAGCAAAGAAGAGCTGCTTGGCGCGATCAAGGCCCATGTGCCTGGTTTTACGCCTGTTGAGCACGCTTCCTGA